The DNA window CGAGGCCAGCAGGACATAGGTCGGCGCGAGTTCGGCCGGTTGCCCGGCCCGGCCCAGCGGGGTGTTCTCGCCGAAATGCTCGACCTTCTCCGGAGGCATGGTCGCCGGGATCAGCGGTGTCCAGACCGGACCCGGAGCCACGCTGTTCACCCGGATCCCGCGGGGGCCCAGCATCTGGGCGAGGCTGGCGCAGAAATTGGCGATCGCGGCCTTGGTGGCGGCATAGGGCGCGAGGGCCGGCGAGGGCATGTCCGAGTTCACCGACGAGCTCCCGATGATCGAGCTGCCCCGCGGCATGTGCGGCAGCGCCGCTTTCACCAGGTGGAACATCGCGAACACGTTGGTGCGGAAGGTGAACTCGAACTCCTCGTCGGACACGTCCTCCAGGTCGTCGTGCGACATCTGGTGCGCCGCATTGCTCACCAGCACGTCGATCCTGCCGAACTCGGCGACCGCACGGTCGATGATGCCCCGGCACACCGCCGCATCGGAGATGTCGCCCTCGACCAACACCGCGGTGCGCCCGGCCTCCCGCACGTAGCGAGCGGTGTCCTCCGCGTCCTGCGTCTCGGAGAGGTAGGAGATCAGCACATCGGCGCCTTCGCGCGCGTAGGCGATGGCGGCGGCCCGGCCGATCCCGCTGTCGCCGCCGGTGATCACCGCGGCCTTGCCGGTCAGCTTGCCGCTGCCGACGTAACTGTCCTCGCCGCAGTCCGGCACCGGGGTCATCACGCCCTGCACACCCGGCGGATCCTGCTGCTGTCGGGGCTGGCTCACCGCTGCTCACCTCACCTGTCGTGTCACACCTCATCCCGAGGACGCTGCTGACCTCGACCCTGTCGTTCCCTTTCCCACGCCCGGCGCGAGGCAATCCGGCAGGACCTGCCGGAGGCCGGTCCACCGATCGGCCACCGGGTCGTGCCGGGCCAGGCCGGCCGCCGCGAAGGCCTCGAGCCAGCCGGTCATCGGGAAGAACCCGTGCAGGTCCCGGAACAGGTTGGCGTTGCGGAGGATCGAGTCAAGGTGCTGGACCGGCGGCTGCGTGGACGGGTGGTACTGGTGTGAGGCCGACGCACCGGACCACCAGCGGATCGGCACATCCGCCAGGTGGGCACGGAGGCCGAGGTCGGTGTCCTCGCCGCCGTAACCGGCGAACCGCTCGTCGAAACCGCCGAGCCGCCGCCACGTCGTCGCCGACACGGCGAAGGACAGCGACCAGAAGAGCTGCCAGTCATCCGTGTCGTGGCTACCGGCGGTGGGTTCCGGGCGGGCGGGGTGGGGGCGACCGCGCAGCATGTCGATGTCGAAACCTGTTGCCGACAGCTCGGACTCGGCCGCCGACAGGTAGTTCACCGTGCCGCAGTGCAGCACCATCCGCTCCTCGCTGCGGACCGCATCCCGGTAGCGCCCGACCAGGCCGCGGGACGGGATGCAGTCGACGTCCAGGAAGACCAGGACGTCCGCGCCACGGTCCAGGGCCGCTGCCGCGCCGGCGTTCCTCGCCGCGGCCAACGGCAGTTCACCGCCGTCCAGAGGCTGCTCGACCAGCACCAGCTCACCGCCCCCGGGACCGTCGCACGCCGCGAAGGCCGTCGGGTCGTCCATCGCCACCACGACGTGCAGGTCCGGCGTCGACGTCTGCTGCGCCAGGCCCCATCTCTGCCGGCGCAGATGCAGACCGCGACCCGACACCGTGGTGATGACCGCTGTTCTCATGCCGAGCGGTGCGCGGCAACGAGGTTGTCCAGGTACGTCGCCGCCGCCGGCGCTCCCCCACCCGACCGCCACCGTGCCCACCCGTCGCCGCCCAGCTGCAGCGCGGCCGGGAGCAGGTCCGCCCAGGTGTCGTCCGGGCCGGCGACGACGGCCAGACCGGCCGCCTCCAGCACCGCTGCGGTGTCGTATTGCTCGCCGTGCGGACGCTCCTCCGGCACCACGACGGCCGGCGTGGACAGTGCGGCCACTTCGGCCAGGGCGTTCTGGCCGGCGTGGGTGACCACGACGTCGGCCCGGTCGATGGCGGCGCGGACCTCGTCCTCGTCCAGGCCGTGGGCGACGGTCCACTGCCAGCCCGGGACGACCGAGGGTGCACCCGGACCCACTCCATGGGTCCCGCCGGACCCGGTCAGCCGCAGTGCCCGCCACGGCCCGGCCTCGCGCTCGTGGAAGGGTGGGTGCGATGCGTCGAAGCGGCTGATGCTGCCGGCATGAAAGGTCTTGCTGCGCCACGACTCCGGCCACGACGTCCGGGCGAACTCGGCCGCCCACGGGGCCAGGACCGCGTCCGCCGAGTCGTAGGCGAGCCGGTGCGGGCGGTCGGACCGGTCACCCGGCATGCCCATGACCACCGTCGGCACGCCGTGCAGCCGGCACAGCAGGGCCACCTCGACGGACACGTCGACCACCACGAGATCCGGTGCCGCGCGGCGGATCCAGTCGGAGATCGCCGACATGCGGTCCCGCAGCCCGTGATGTCGGGTGGGTGCCCAGTGCAGCACACCACCGGCCGTCGGATCACCGCTGACGTCGTCGTCCGCGACACCCGCATCCGAGGGCAACTGCACCCACTCCTGCAGGTGGTGCCAGGGCCGGGTGGGCAGCGACGACAGAACGGTGACCGGCACCGTGAGGTGCTCGGTGATCGCGCCGGCCCGGTGCAGGTGACCGAGTCCCTGGTGGTGCACGTAGTAGCCGATCACGACCAGTCCCGGTCCCGCAGCACCTCGCGGTAGACGTCCTCGTACCCGCGGATCATCGCCATCAGGCCGTGCCGCCGGGCGGTGTGCTCCCGCACCGCCGTCCGGTCCAGACGTACCGCTGCGTGGACCGCGCGGACGGCCCCGGCCAGTTCGTGCCGGTCCAGTCCCTCGTCCGAGCGCGGCGCCGGGATCAGCATTCCGGTCCGTCGGGACACGATGTCGGTCAGACCACCGCGGGCGACGGCGACGACCGGTGTGCCGGTGGCGCCCGCTTCCACCGCGACCAGACCGAAGGGCTCGTCCCAGGTCGGGGTGACCAGGGCGACCGTACTGCTGCCGACCAGCCGGACGAGCTGGTCGTGGTGCAGATGTCCGGCGTAGCGGACGGTCTCGCCCAGCTGCGGGGCGATGCGGTGCGCGAAGTACTCCCGGTCCATCACCGGCCCGGCGAGGGTGAGGCGCAGCCCCGCCGCCCGGGCGATCGCGACGGCCAGGTGCGCACCCTTCTCCGGGACGAGCCGGCCCGTCCAGACCGCGTCGGTCCCGCCGGGCCCCGGTGTCCAGTGCCGCAGGTCGACCCCGTTGGGCACCACGGCCGGCGCGATCCACGGGTGCCAGGCCTCGGCGGTGCTGCGGCTCACGGCCACGAAGGTGCAGGACGTCCCCGGACCCAGCACCCGTTCCGCCCAGGGCAGGGCGGGCGTGTGCAGGGTGGTCACCACGGGGTACGGGAGCAGTCCGGCCTGTTCCACCGGCAACGGGTACAGCGAGTTGTTGTGCACGAGATCGAAGCTGCCGAGCAGACCCTCGCGCAGATCGGTGAGCAGGGCGTCGAAGGCGGCACGCTCCGCCGCCGCCGTGGCCGGGGACTCGGACGTGTCCGCGCGGCCGGACCCGGCCTCGTCCCGCACCCGGCCGTAGGTCCGGGTGACCAGCGCCGGGTCGCTGTCGTCGGCCCCGGCCACCTCGACCAGATGGCCGGCGCGACGCAGCCCGGTGACCAGCGACGCGGTGTGCGACTCCAGCCCGCCGGCGAACGGCTCGGCGATCGGGAACCGCATGCCGGCGATCACCATGATCTTGAGAGGTGTTGCCGCGCGTGTGGTGTCGACAGCTGTCACCGCGTCACCTCCACCACGTCGCGCCGGGACAGCACCGACCGGTAGATCTCCGCGTGACGGTCGGCGATCACCCGGCGCTGGGCGGAGCGGTCCGGGCAGGTGCGCAGGGCGAACCCGGGATCGGCGGCCCAGTCCAGCACCTGATCACGCAGGGCCGGCCCGGTGCCGTGCCCTCCCGGGTGCCGGTAGACCGGATGATCGTGCTGCCCGGAGTAGTGACCCACGGACGGGACCAGGACCGGCGTGCCGACATCGACACAGGCCTCCAGCCAACCGGAATGCGTGCCGAAGCGGTACGGCAGCACGCACAGGTCGAGCGAGGCAAGGTAATCCTGCAGTGCGTCGTCGTCCAGGCGAGGGTGCACCCGCAGGTCCACCTCTGTACGGCCGTCCACCGATGAGGCCCAGCGGGCGAAGTCACGGCGCCGAGGGTCGGTGGTCCTCGGGTCGAACACCTCCGGATGCGCGTTCACCTGCAGCACGGCCCCGGGGACCTCCCGCACCACCGGCAGCAGCTCGGTCAGGACCGGTAGCGCATCGATGTTCGCCCGGAGGTTCTTCACGTGCACGCCGATCCGGCGCTCCCCCGCTCGTCGGAGCCGCCGGGGCCGTGGCGCGTCGAAGACCTGCGGATGCGGCAGAACCACCGCGTCCCGCGCCCACCGCCGGCGGATCTCCTCCGCCGCTCCCGCGGTCAACGTGATCACCGCATCCGCGGCAGGCACCAGCACGTCCAGCTGCCGGAGGTGCCCGGCCGGGTCGTCGATGTGCGGGTTGACCAGGTCGTGCACCGTCAGCACCAGCGGCACACCGAGCCGGGCCAGCGTTGCCGTCCATCCCCGCAGGTGCGCCGGCAGGAAGGAGTCGAACCCGAAGTGCAGATGCACGACGTCGATCTCGTCCCGGTGCGCCGACGGCCACGCGGGGTCGAGCACCACCGGCGGCCACCACTGGCCGGGCAGCGGATCCGGCACGGCCGGCGGCGGGTCGGGCAGCCGGACCACCCGGCCGTCGCCGGGTACGGACAGGTGCTCGACGTAGGGATGGGCGGACGGAATGGAGGCGACGCGGATCGGGTACAGCCGCGCCATGCCCACCCCTTCCGACGGTTCCTGCGGCGCCGCCCCGTGATCGGCGGCACCGGACCCGCTGTACCCACGGATCGGGAGATCCATTACGCGGCCTTCCACGGAATCTCCGACATCACCGGGGCCGGCCCGCTGGTGGTGGTGCACGGCAACTGCCAGGCGGAGGCGCTGCGCGTGCTCATCGCCGCAGGGGATGTCCGGACCGTCCGGATCCCGCCCGTCTTCGAGCTACGACAGGCCGACCTCGGGCGGCTGGCTGCGCTGCTCGCGCGGGCCGACGTGCTGGTCACCCAGCCGGTGCGCGACGACTACGCCGGACTGCCGCTCGGCTCCGCCCAACTCGCGGCGGCCCTGCCCGCAGCCGCCCGGGTGCTTCGCGTGCCGATCGTCCGGTGGACCGGACTCCACCCCGTCCAGGCCATCATCCGGGACCCGCAGGATCCGTCGGCACCACCGCCGGGCGTGCCGTACCACGACCTCCGTACCCTGGCGGCGGCCGCGGGACTGCCCGCGCCGCGGCCGACGCCGCGCACGGTCCGTGCCGTCGCCGCGGCGGCAGTGGCGGAGCTGCGACGCCGCGAGAGCACCTGCGACGTCATCGTGTCCGACCTGTTCGAGACACCCCGACCCGCCGACATGCTCACGATCAACCACCCCGGCAATCGGATCCTGCGGGCGCTCGCCGAGCGGATCCGCCGGCGGCTGGGACTGGACCGGGCCACGGTCGATCCCGGACGCACGTTGCTCACCGAGGTCATCGCGCCCGTCGAGGACGTCGTGCTGCAGGCGTGGCAGTTGTCCGGTCGTGGCACGGCACTGCCGGATGCCTGGCGGGTCCGCGGCGAGGTGGTACCCGACACGCTGGTCCGTGAGGTCCAGCTCGACTGGTACCGGACCCGGCCCGATGTCGTGGACGCGGGACTGCGCCGGCACCGGGACACGTTGCAGCTGCTGGGGTTCGCGGCATGACGGCCGCGCACCTGGCATGGCTGTGGTTGGGGGAACCGGAGCACGCGATCAGCGCGCTGGCCCGCACGATCGGCGCCGCGGCGGGCGGACCGGTCGCCGGGACGATGGATCCGCACCGGCTGCGCGCGGTGGTGGCTTCGCTGGACCCGGACGTGCGCACCGCGCACCTGCACACCAACGACTGGCTGTTCCGCAGGTCCGGCGCCGACGCCCCGGCGGTCGTCGAGGCCGTCGCCGGCGACCTGCACACCCGCGGCCGGCAACTCACCCTGACCCTGCACGACCTGCCGCACCCGGGCGCCCACCAGTACGAGGAGCGCGCTGCCGACTACGCCCGCATGGCCGCCGCGGCGGCGGCCGTGGTGGTCAGCAGTGACCACGAGAAGACCCTGCTGACCAGGGCCGCCCCGCAGCTCCGCACTCCTGTGCACGTGGTGCCGCTGCCGGTCGACGTCGAGCCGACGGGTGAGCCCGTCGCGTCCGAGCCCGCCGAGATCGGCGTGCTCGGCTTCCTTTTCCCCGGCAAGGGCCATGCCGAGCTGATCGACGAGGTGGCCGGCAGCGGCTGGCGCATCCTGGCCCTGGGCCGGCCGTCCGACGGTCAGGAATACCTGGCCGATGCGCTGCGGGAGCGGGCGGACGGTCGGGGGGTGTCGTTCCGGATCACCGGCTGGATCCCGGAGGCGGACCTGGTCCGGCGGCTGCGCGCGGTGCGGGTGCCGGTGGCACCACACACGGAGGTCTCCGCCTCCGGGTCGATCAACTCGTGGATCGCCGCCGGGCGCCGTCCGCTGGTCGCCGCCGGCCCCTACACCCGGGAGCTGGAGCGCCGGGTTCCCGGCGCCGTCCGGCTGTACGAGCCCGGGACGCTGGTCACCGAGGTCCGGGCTGCGCTGGCGCAACCCGACACCACCTGGTGGGGGCCGGACGTCGCGCCGGGCCCGGCCACGGCGGAGGTGGCGGCCCGGTACCGGTCGTTGCTGCAGGACCTGACGTGACCGACCGGTGGCAGCTGCCCGACGGGCGGTTCGTCGTACCGGGCAACCGCTGGGACCTGGTGCCCGACGACCCGCCGGAGCCGCCCGAGATCACCGTTGTCGTCCCCTACTTCGAGGACCAGGCGGGGTTGGACCGGTTGCTCGCGGCGCTGTCGGTGCAGACCCATCCGCACACCCGGACGCAGGTGGTGGTCGCCGACGACGGCTCCGCCGTGCCGCCGTCGGTCGTCCGGTGGCGCGGTGACCTGGCCGTCGAGGTCGTGCACCAGGAGAACCTCGGGTTCCGGGCGGCCGCCGCCCGGAACCTCGGAGCGGCCCGTGCCGACGGGGACGTGCTGGTCTTCCTGGACGGCGACATGGTCCCGGCGGCAGACCATCTCACCCGGATCAGTCGGCTGCCCGCGGTGCTCCCGGACACGCTGGCCGGCGGCCGCCGGCGGCACGCGGACCTGGCCGGGTGGGGCACCGGCCGGGTCCGCGGCTGGCTGACCGGTTCGGAGGATCCGCCGGAGGACCTGACGGAACCCGCCTGGCTGGCCGACGAGTACGACCGCAGCGGCGACCTGCTGCGCGTCCACCCGCGCAGCTACCGCTATCTGATCTCCGCGACGCTGGCCTGCACCCGCGAGCTGTTCGACGAGATCGGCGGGTTCGATGCGACGATGACCGGGTACGGCGGCGAGGACTGGGATCTCGCCTACCGCGCGTTCGCCGTCGCGGGCGCGGTCCTGGCTCACGACCCGGCCGCGGTCGTCTGGCACGACGGGCCCGACTGGGCCGGGCGGACCGCCGACGACCCCGATCGCCGCGACGCCAAGGACCTCGAGACCCTGGCACTCGCCCGGCGGATCCCGGAGCCGGCCATGCGCGGTCACGGCGGCCACTACCCCACGGTGGACATGACGGTGCGGATCGACGTGACCGGGCACCCGGTCGGCGCCGTCGCGTTGTCCGTCCGGTCGTTCCTGCAGACCTTCGACTGCCGGGTGCAGCTGGTCGGGGACGGCGCGCCGGGGCTCACAGCAGCCATGGCCGACCGGCAGGTCACCGCCGGCGCCGTCGGACCCGGCGTGGAACGGCTGCTGGTGGACGTGCACCGTCCGGTGGTGGTGGACGGGACGACCGCGCAGATGGTCGCGGACATGCTGGAGGAGGACGTCGGCCGCCTCGAGATCGGTGACGGCGCCGTGGTGATCACCTCGAGCAGACGCCACCGGCGGACCGACCGGTGGGCCGCCCGCCTCGGACTCGACCCGGAGGATCTGGGCAGTCAGCTGTTCCCGCACCGACGGCACGTTGACTCGGGAGTACGACCGGTGACCGGTCGACCGTCACTGGCTGCGGTCTTCGGCGGGTGGGCGGATCCGGAGACCTACCTGGGTCACTTCCGGAGTTCGTAGACGCCGACCTCGGTGCCGGTCCAGGAATCGCCGATACCGGGGAAGGACGCGAGAACCTTGTCGTGCGACCAGTCCTC is part of the Nakamurella alba genome and encodes:
- a CDS encoding glycosyltransferase family 2 protein translates to MRTAVITTVSGRGLHLRRQRWGLAQQTSTPDLHVVVAMDDPTAFAACDGPGGGELVLVEQPLDGGELPLAAARNAGAAAALDRGADVLVFLDVDCIPSRGLVGRYRDAVRSEERMVLHCGTVNYLSAAESELSATGFDIDMLRGRPHPARPEPTAGSHDTDDWQLFWSLSFAVSATTWRRLGGFDERFAGYGGEDTDLGLRAHLADVPIRWWSGASASHQYHPSTQPPVQHLDSILRNANLFRDLHGFFPMTGWLEAFAAAGLARHDPVADRWTGLRQVLPDCLAPGVGKGTTGSRSAASSG
- a CDS encoding glycosyltransferase, which codes for MARLYPIRVASIPSAHPYVEHLSVPGDGRVVRLPDPPPAVPDPLPGQWWPPVVLDPAWPSAHRDEIDVVHLHFGFDSFLPAHLRGWTATLARLGVPLVLTVHDLVNPHIDDPAGHLRQLDVLVPAADAVITLTAGAAEEIRRRWARDAVVLPHPQVFDAPRPRRLRRAGERRIGVHVKNLRANIDALPVLTELLPVVREVPGAVLQVNAHPEVFDPRTTDPRRRDFARWASSVDGRTEVDLRVHPRLDDDALQDYLASLDLCVLPYRFGTHSGWLEACVDVGTPVLVPSVGHYSGQHDHPVYRHPGGHGTGPALRDQVLDWAADPGFALRTCPDRSAQRRVIADRHAEIYRSVLSRRDVVEVTR
- a CDS encoding glycosyltransferase, with product MIGYYVHHQGLGHLHRAGAITEHLTVPVTVLSSLPTRPWHHLQEWVQLPSDAGVADDDVSGDPTAGGVLHWAPTRHHGLRDRMSAISDWIRRAAPDLVVVDVSVEVALLCRLHGVPTVVMGMPGDRSDRPHRLAYDSADAVLAPWAAEFARTSWPESWRSKTFHAGSISRFDASHPPFHEREAGPWRALRLTGSGGTHGVGPGAPSVVPGWQWTVAHGLDEDEVRAAIDRADVVVTHAGQNALAEVAALSTPAVVVPEERPHGEQYDTAAVLEAAGLAVVAGPDDTWADLLPAALQLGGDGWARWRSGGGAPAAATYLDNLVAAHRSA
- a CDS encoding glycosyltransferase; this encodes MTDRWQLPDGRFVVPGNRWDLVPDDPPEPPEITVVVPYFEDQAGLDRLLAALSVQTHPHTRTQVVVADDGSAVPPSVVRWRGDLAVEVVHQENLGFRAAAARNLGAARADGDVLVFLDGDMVPAADHLTRISRLPAVLPDTLAGGRRRHADLAGWGTGRVRGWLTGSEDPPEDLTEPAWLADEYDRSGDLLRVHPRSYRYLISATLACTRELFDEIGGFDATMTGYGGEDWDLAYRAFAVAGAVLAHDPAAVVWHDGPDWAGRTADDPDRRDAKDLETLALARRIPEPAMRGHGGHYPTVDMTVRIDVTGHPVGAVALSVRSFLQTFDCRVQLVGDGAPGLTAAMADRQVTAGAVGPGVERLLVDVHRPVVVDGTTAQMVADMLEEDVGRLEIGDGAVVITSSRRHRRTDRWAARLGLDPEDLGSQLFPHRRHVDSGVRPVTGRPSLAAVFGGWADPETYLGHFRSS
- a CDS encoding WcbI family polysaccharide biosynthesis putative acetyltransferase, with product MIGGTGPAVPTDREIHYAAFHGISDITGAGPLVVVHGNCQAEALRVLIAAGDVRTVRIPPVFELRQADLGRLAALLARADVLVTQPVRDDYAGLPLGSAQLAAALPAAARVLRVPIVRWTGLHPVQAIIRDPQDPSAPPPGVPYHDLRTLAAAAGLPAPRPTPRTVRAVAAAAVAELRRRESTCDVIVSDLFETPRPADMLTINHPGNRILRALAERIRRRLGLDRATVDPGRTLLTEVIAPVEDVVLQAWQLSGRGTALPDAWRVRGEVVPDTLVREVQLDWYRTRPDVVDAGLRRHRDTLQLLGFAA
- a CDS encoding glycosyltransferase encodes the protein MTAVDTTRAATPLKIMVIAGMRFPIAEPFAGGLESHTASLVTGLRRAGHLVEVAGADDSDPALVTRTYGRVRDEAGSGRADTSESPATAAAERAAFDALLTDLREGLLGSFDLVHNNSLYPLPVEQAGLLPYPVVTTLHTPALPWAERVLGPGTSCTFVAVSRSTAEAWHPWIAPAVVPNGVDLRHWTPGPGGTDAVWTGRLVPEKGAHLAVAIARAAGLRLTLAGPVMDREYFAHRIAPQLGETVRYAGHLHHDQLVRLVGSSTVALVTPTWDEPFGLVAVEAGATGTPVVAVARGGLTDIVSRRTGMLIPAPRSDEGLDRHELAGAVRAVHAAVRLDRTAVREHTARRHGLMAMIRGYEDVYREVLRDRDWS
- a CDS encoding glycosyltransferase family protein; its protein translation is MTAAHLAWLWLGEPEHAISALARTIGAAAGGPVAGTMDPHRLRAVVASLDPDVRTAHLHTNDWLFRRSGADAPAVVEAVAGDLHTRGRQLTLTLHDLPHPGAHQYEERAADYARMAAAAAAVVVSSDHEKTLLTRAAPQLRTPVHVVPLPVDVEPTGEPVASEPAEIGVLGFLFPGKGHAELIDEVAGSGWRILALGRPSDGQEYLADALRERADGRGVSFRITGWIPEADLVRRLRAVRVPVAPHTEVSASGSINSWIAAGRRPLVAAGPYTRELERRVPGAVRLYEPGTLVTEVRAALAQPDTTWWGPDVAPGPATAEVAARYRSLLQDLT
- a CDS encoding SDR family oxidoreductase; the protein is MSQPRQQQDPPGVQGVMTPVPDCGEDSYVGSGKLTGKAAVITGGDSGIGRAAAIAYAREGADVLISYLSETQDAEDTARYVREAGRTAVLVEGDISDAAVCRGIIDRAVAEFGRIDVLVSNAAHQMSHDDLEDVSDEEFEFTFRTNVFAMFHLVKAALPHMPRGSSIIGSSSVNSDMPSPALAPYAATKAAIANFCASLAQMLGPRGIRVNSVAPGPVWTPLIPATMPPEKVEHFGENTPLGRAGQPAELAPTYVLLASEDGSYISGARIAVTGGRPIL